A genomic segment from Nicotiana tabacum cultivar K326 chromosome 9, ASM71507v2, whole genome shotgun sequence encodes:
- the LOC142163907 gene encoding uncharacterized protein LOC142163907 has protein sequence MMIKALIWNIRHVKTQQAFQRVINMQREFGFFVVALMEPFHNYRHIQRYRRRLNMEAVFAKLNGKIWLFFDAIVVWEIVMDTHQQVTIKLYHQDISQHIMCTFVYVKCSSLERLELWDSLYYLASDMELPWMVGGDFNVLLHEDEKIGGLPVHPPEYEDFAFCKLKRVKAALAKWSKNTYGDIFKQLAIREDIVRVKEMLFEEEPTKAGITWFTEGDRSTRFFYNYVNGKRQKLQLKRIQDNNGAWVENRKALAKADVEFYERQFTQEEDPADLSLLANVPAMVTGEQNLELVDILLWKK, from the exons ATGATGATCAAAGCTTTGATATGGAACATAAGGCATGTGAAGACTCAACAAGCCTTCCAGAGGGTGATCAATATGCAAAGGGAATTTGGATTCTTTGTGGTTGCTTTGATGGAGCCATTTCACAATTATAGACACATTCAAAGATATAGAAGAAGACTCAATATGGAGGCTGTTTTTGCTAAGCTAAATGGGAAGATTTGGTTGTTTTTTGATGCTATAGTAGTATGGGAAATAGTCATGGACACTCATCAGCAAGTTACTATCAAACTGTATCACCAGGACATTAGCCAACACATTATGTGTACTTTTGTATATGTTAAATGTTCTTCATTGGAGAGATTGGAGTTGTGGGATAGTCTTTATTACCTTGCAAGTGATATGGAGTTGCCTTGGATGGTAGGTGGAGATTTTAATGTGTTGCTTCATGAGGATGAGAAGATAGGTGGGCTTCCAGTCCATCCTCCTGAGTATGAAGACTTTGCATTTTGT AAGTTGAAGAGGGTGAAGGCTGCATTGGCTAAATGGAGCAAGAATACCTATGGAGATATTTTCAAGCAACTTGCAATCAGGGAAGATATTGTAAGGGTGAAGGAGATGCTATTTGAAGAAGAGCCAACT AAGGCTGGTATAACATGGTTCACTGAAGGAGACAGGAGCACTAGATTTTTTTACAATTAtgtaaatggcaagaggcaaAAACTACAGCTGAAGAGGATTCAAGACAACAATGGAGCATGGGTTGAAAATCGAAAGGCTTTGGCTAAGGCTGATGTGGAGTTCTATGAGAGACAGTTCACACAAGAGGAAGATCCTGCAGATTTATCTTTGCTAGCTAATGTTCCTGCCATGGTGACAGGGGAGCAGAATCTTGAACTTGTAGATATCCTACTATGGAAGAAATGA